From Bacillus basilensis, a single genomic window includes:
- a CDS encoding DNA alkylation repair protein, with product MDLKTVMQELESLGKERTKKIYISNGAHEPVFGVATGAMKPIAKKIKLNQELAEELYATGNYDAMYFAGIIADPKAMSESDFDRWIDGAYFYMLSDYVVAVTLSESNIAQDVADKWIASGDELRMSAGWSCYCWLLGNRKDNEFSESKISTMLEMVKNTIHDSPERRKSAMNNFLNTVAISYVPLHEKAVKIAKEVGIVEVKRDNKKSSLLNASESIQKELDRGRLGFKRKYVRC from the coding sequence ATGGATTTAAAAACAGTTATGCAAGAGCTTGAATCCCTCGGTAAGGAAAGAACGAAAAAAATATACATATCTAACGGTGCGCACGAGCCAGTTTTCGGCGTAGCTACAGGTGCTATGAAACCAATCGCTAAAAAAATAAAATTAAATCAAGAGTTAGCTGAAGAACTTTATGCGACAGGCAACTACGATGCTATGTACTTTGCAGGCATTATTGCGGATCCGAAAGCTATGAGTGAGTCTGATTTTGATCGCTGGATAGACGGAGCATATTTTTATATGTTGTCCGATTATGTGGTAGCAGTAACTTTATCAGAATCAAATATTGCACAAGATGTTGCTGATAAATGGATTGCAAGTGGAGACGAGCTACGAATGTCAGCGGGCTGGAGTTGCTACTGCTGGCTTTTAGGAAATCGCAAAGACAATGAGTTTTCTGAAAGCAAAATTTCCACTATGCTTGAAATGGTAAAAAATACGATCCATGATTCACCAGAACGAAGAAAATCCGCTATGAATAATTTTCTAAACACTGTAGCAATTTCATATGTGCCACTACACGAAAAGGCAGTCAAGATTGCAAAAGAAGTTGGTATAGTTGAAGTAAAACGTGATAATAAAAAAAGCAGTTTGCTAAATGCTTCCGAAAGTATTCAGAAAGAACTTGATAGAGGCAGACTTGGTTTCAAACGTAAGTATGTAAGATGTTAA
- a CDS encoding DUF3895 domain-containing protein, which translates to MNQISFEDLFEEENKPEKVEVADIPVPLSPLQKDILELVDSEEISALELCEQLIRSGKISDERFTTNKPKAYGQICLVLEDFVKEGKLIFVKSDEKRDRVYKLKEEISNI; encoded by the coding sequence ATGAATCAAATTTCATTTGAAGATTTATTTGAAGAAGAAAACAAACCAGAAAAGGTTGAGGTAGCTGATATACCAGTACCTTTATCGCCATTACAAAAAGATATATTGGAATTAGTGGATTCTGAAGAAATAAGTGCACTTGAGCTATGTGAACAATTAATACGATCCGGCAAAATATCAGATGAAAGATTCACAACGAATAAGCCGAAAGCATATGGACAAATATGCTTAGTATTAGAAGATTTTGTTAAAGAAGGAAAGCTTATTTTTGTCAAAAGTGATGAGAAAAGAGATAGGGTTTATAAATTAAAAGAAGAAATTTCTAACATATAA
- a CDS encoding S-layer homology domain-containing protein, translating to MGKKTSKAKKFFGFIITAALATTTMVGTVNAQTTTNSYKVASNANTVFTDVPKDHWSKDAIDYLAAAGIYKGYGNGKFGFGDNITRGQVASLVNRHLGLIADDKQGNMFSDITNHMFEKDIKAIAQAGIMTGDGTGTFRPDDVLTRYEMAVILQKAFHLESKEQGKFKDVPKGHWAYEAVNTLRSNRIAQGDEAGNFNGNTFVKREQYAQFFYNAIAKNRDYNFNINSKEEMKQMLTTALENGTFGPFKLNSLGKDISDVKKEYGVPDVLKKAPCTECDAPNTAVYGNYNIDMYPSDARHIWVKMDITINELKEWFGEPDEIGGDMTSEGFIYNRGSYYLYFSFSDGYIQRAEISNHEYN from the coding sequence ATGGGAAAGAAAACAAGCAAAGCTAAAAAATTTTTCGGATTCATAATCACCGCAGCATTAGCAACTACAACTATGGTAGGTACAGTAAATGCTCAAACAACTACGAATAGCTATAAGGTAGCTAGCAATGCGAATACTGTATTTACAGATGTACCAAAGGACCACTGGTCAAAAGATGCTATTGATTACTTAGCGGCAGCAGGGATTTATAAGGGGTATGGAAATGGGAAATTTGGTTTTGGGGACAACATCACTAGAGGACAGGTAGCTTCTTTAGTCAATCGACATTTAGGGTTAATCGCAGACGATAAACAAGGAAATATGTTTAGTGATATTACAAATCATATGTTTGAAAAAGATATTAAAGCCATTGCGCAAGCTGGAATTATGACAGGTGATGGAACAGGTACATTTCGTCCTGATGATGTATTAACTCGATATGAGATGGCAGTAATATTACAAAAAGCATTTCATTTAGAATCAAAAGAACAAGGAAAATTTAAAGACGTGCCAAAAGGTCATTGGGCTTATGAAGCTGTAAATACACTGCGTAGTAACCGTATAGCACAAGGTGACGAGGCAGGTAATTTTAACGGAAACACATTTGTGAAGCGTGAGCAATATGCACAATTCTTCTATAATGCAATAGCAAAAAATAGAGATTATAATTTCAACATCAATTCAAAAGAAGAAATGAAACAAATGTTAACAACAGCTTTAGAGAATGGGACGTTTGGTCCATTTAAATTAAATTCATTGGGTAAAGATATATCTGATGTAAAAAAAGAATATGGAGTGCCTGATGTTTTGAAAAAAGCACCATGTACAGAATGTGATGCACCTAATACAGCGGTATACGGAAATTATAATATTGACATGTACCCTTCGGACGCAAGACATATATGGGTAAAAATGGATATAACTATCAATGAATTAAAAGAGTGGTTTGGTGAACCAGATGAAATCGGAGGGGATATGACTAGCGAAGGCTTTATATATAATCGAGGAAGCTATTATCTTTATTTCAGCTTCTCTGATGGTTATATTCAACGCGCTGAAATATCTAATCATGAATATAATTAA
- a CDS encoding VOC family protein, which yields MIQSIFETHLHVRNLEKAIDFYQNKLGLTLAKKLLKRRVVFFWVGENKKQMLGLWEVHTNEEFETKHFAFRVDLDFLKNAKLWLEKRGIEVVGSQGKGNREPIVQRWMPAASVYFLDCDGNKLEFISMLHDDPDELEYATYLSEWDAEHQEK from the coding sequence ATGATACAAAGCATATTTGAAACTCATTTACATGTAAGAAATTTAGAAAAGGCGATAGATTTCTATCAAAATAAGTTAGGTTTAACATTAGCAAAGAAACTATTAAAAAGACGAGTTGTGTTCTTTTGGGTAGGAGAAAATAAAAAACAAATGCTCGGATTATGGGAAGTACATACTAATGAAGAGTTTGAGACGAAACACTTCGCTTTTCGTGTAGATTTAGATTTTTTAAAGAATGCTAAATTGTGGTTAGAGAAGCGTGGAATAGAGGTAGTAGGGAGTCAGGGAAAAGGAAATCGAGAACCAATTGTCCAAAGGTGGATGCCAGCTGCAAGCGTATATTTTCTAGATTGTGATGGAAATAAATTAGAGTTTATTTCTATGTTACATGATGATCCAGATGAATTAGAATATGCAACGTATTTAAGTGAATGGGATGCGGAGCATCAAGAAAAATAA
- a CDS encoding NETI motif-containing protein yields the protein MTKQPNKKKFEVLENETITDCLARMEQEGYAPSRRMEEPIFHEVKKDGKTVVEPCGRKIVFEGKLK from the coding sequence ATGACAAAACAACCTAATAAAAAGAAATTTGAAGTACTCGAAAATGAAACAATTACAGACTGCTTAGCACGTATGGAACAAGAAGGCTATGCACCGTCTCGTCGCATGGAAGAGCCAATCTTTCATGAAGTGAAGAAAGACGGCAAAACAGTAGTTGAACCGTGCGGTAGAAAGATTGTTTTTGAGGGGAAATTGAAGTAA
- a CDS encoding MFS transporter, with the protein MSMRFTFWIMVGIVAISGLSQGMLLPAIAMIFEQEGVSSSINGIHATALYIGILVISPFLEKPMQKFGMKPIIVIGGFLVIISLFFFTQTFSFWVWFILRFLVGVGDHMLHVGTQTWITTTSDPSKIGRQVSIYGVFFGIGFAVGPYLASTVQYGLATPFIISTVLCLIGWLLLLPTKNAFPAQDEREVKSESSFSRYKQVVGLGWIALLGPLAYGVLEAMLNSNLPVYALRKGWSVSEVSFLLPAFAVGGIITQIPLGILSDKYGRDRILTWTFSISTGIFLLAAVFDQYYWIVFACMLLAGMVIGSCFSLGLGFMTDLLPRHLLPAGNILSGIAFSLGSILGPVLGGVFIEKIQYTSFFIAVMIIIGILAMLYMIYMKNQFASRKIESRLGHDKTT; encoded by the coding sequence ATGTCAATGCGTTTTACTTTTTGGATTATGGTTGGGATTGTAGCAATCTCGGGTTTGTCACAAGGTATGCTCTTACCGGCCATTGCAATGATCTTTGAACAAGAAGGGGTTAGTTCAAGTATTAACGGTATTCATGCGACGGCACTATACATTGGGATATTAGTGATCTCACCGTTTCTTGAAAAACCGATGCAAAAGTTTGGAATGAAACCAATTATCGTTATTGGTGGGTTTCTCGTTATTATTTCATTATTCTTTTTTACACAAACATTTTCGTTTTGGGTATGGTTTATCCTTAGATTTTTAGTTGGAGTCGGAGATCATATGCTTCATGTCGGAACACAAACATGGATCACGACAACATCAGACCCGAGTAAAATAGGGAGACAAGTATCGATATACGGTGTATTCTTCGGAATTGGTTTTGCCGTCGGTCCGTATTTAGCAAGCACAGTTCAGTACGGTCTTGCAACGCCGTTTATTATATCTACTGTACTTTGTCTAATAGGGTGGCTGTTACTATTACCAACAAAAAATGCATTCCCAGCACAAGATGAAAGAGAAGTGAAGAGTGAATCATCATTTTCTCGTTATAAACAAGTTGTTGGATTAGGATGGATTGCGTTACTTGGACCACTTGCATATGGCGTACTGGAAGCAATGTTAAACAGTAACTTACCAGTATACGCGCTTCGAAAAGGATGGTCTGTTTCAGAAGTATCCTTCTTATTACCAGCATTTGCAGTTGGGGGCATTATTACACAAATTCCGCTCGGTATATTAAGTGACAAATACGGAAGGGACCGTATATTAACGTGGACGTTCAGCATAAGTACGGGCATTTTTCTACTGGCAGCCGTATTTGATCAATATTACTGGATCGTCTTTGCCTGCATGTTGTTGGCGGGTATGGTCATTGGATCGTGCTTCTCATTAGGGCTTGGATTTATGACAGATTTATTACCGAGACACTTATTACCAGCAGGTAATATATTATCTGGAATCGCCTTTAGTTTAGGAAGTATACTGGGACCTGTATTAGGAGGCGTATTTATAGAAAAAATACAGTATACAAGCTTTTTCATTGCAGTTATGATTATAATAGGCATTCTCGCAATGTTATATATGATCTACATGAAGAATCAATTCGCATCAAGAAAAATAGAAAGTAGGTTAGGGCATGACAAAACAACCTAA
- a CDS encoding alpha/beta fold hydrolase translates to MGELVMIKPATMEFVSLANGETIAYQEVGRQNTEILVLIHGNMTSSQHWDLVIEKLQDQYHIYALDLRGFGQSTYNKSIDSLQDFARDVKLVIDQLKLEKFSLMGWSMGGGVAMQFTANHPTFVEKLILVESVGMKGYPIFKKDINGQPIVTSLLKTKEEIAQDPVQIAPVLDAIKNMNKLYYRTVWNLLIYTHNQPEPDRYEKYLDDMLTQRNFVDVNYALITFNISDEHNGVVEGNKQIHRIKAPTLIIQGDRDYVVPQVVGEELAKHLPNAELKLLEDCGHSPFIDCLDVFIKHVEGWLEQK, encoded by the coding sequence ATGGGGGAACTTGTGATGATTAAGCCTGCAACAATGGAGTTTGTTTCACTAGCGAACGGAGAAACGATTGCGTATCAGGAAGTTGGAAGGCAAAATACAGAAATTCTTGTACTCATTCATGGGAACATGACATCGTCACAACATTGGGACTTAGTTATTGAAAAGCTGCAAGATCAATACCATATTTACGCTCTTGATTTAAGAGGATTTGGTCAATCAACATATAATAAATCGATAGATTCATTACAAGACTTTGCAAGAGATGTAAAACTAGTTATCGATCAATTAAAACTAGAGAAGTTTTCATTAATGGGCTGGTCAATGGGCGGTGGTGTTGCGATGCAATTTACAGCGAATCATCCAACGTTTGTCGAAAAGTTAATTTTAGTAGAATCAGTAGGAATGAAGGGCTATCCAATCTTTAAAAAAGATATTAACGGGCAACCGATCGTAACGAGTCTATTAAAAACAAAAGAAGAAATCGCGCAAGATCCAGTACAAATTGCACCAGTACTAGATGCGATAAAAAATATGAATAAATTATATTACCGTACAGTATGGAATTTATTAATATATACACATAATCAACCTGAACCGGATCGTTATGAAAAGTATTTAGATGATATGTTAACGCAACGTAATTTCGTAGATGTGAATTATGCGCTCATTACATTTAATATTTCGGATGAACATAATGGGGTTGTAGAGGGAAATAAGCAAATTCATCGTATTAAAGCTCCGACACTCATCATACAAGGTGATAGAGATTATGTCGTACCGCAAGTAGTCGGTGAAGAATTAGCAAAACATTTGCCGAATGCAGAATTAAAATTGTTAGAAGATTGCGGTCATTCTCCGTTTATTGATTGTTTAGATGTATTTATAAAACATGTAGAGGGTTGGTTAGAACAGAAATAA
- a CDS encoding MarR family winged helix-turn-helix transcriptional regulator, whose translation MDEKQHFFHIVSQTSRKFTKKFNERVSPTGLFSAQWAVIFRINQTGSCTQTELCQYLNVESPTMTRTLTRMETMGWIIRTEGKDRREKLISLSETAIKMIPVWQEEVDTFEEKTLEGISEDDLHQAFQVLQQIIKNLD comes from the coding sequence ATGGACGAAAAACAACATTTTTTTCACATTGTCAGCCAGACTTCTCGCAAGTTTACGAAGAAATTTAATGAACGTGTATCTCCCACTGGATTATTTAGTGCGCAATGGGCTGTTATTTTCCGCATTAATCAAACCGGTTCTTGTACGCAAACAGAATTGTGCCAGTATTTAAATGTTGAATCACCAACGATGACTCGTACGTTAACACGTATGGAAACGATGGGATGGATTATTCGTACAGAAGGAAAAGATCGCCGTGAGAAGCTCATTTCTTTATCAGAAACAGCGATAAAAATGATCCCGGTATGGCAAGAAGAAGTTGATACTTTCGAAGAAAAGACGCTAGAAGGTATTAGCGAAGATGATTTACATCAAGCATTTCAAGTGTTACAACAAATTATTAAAAACTTAGATTAA
- a CDS encoding MFS transporter, with the protein MQSEKLWTKDFLGTCFSSLFLFLTFYMLMTTLPVYVIDGLKGKPEEIGLVATVFLISSVLCRPFTGKWLDDLGRKKILFISLSLFLAATVMYFGAQSLFLLLALRFLHGIGFGMATTATGTIVTDVAPAHRRGEALAYFGVFMSLPMVIGPFLGLTIISHFSFTVLFIVCSVFSLLAFLLGLLVNIPHEAPVSKQKREKMKWKDLIEPSSIPIALTGFVLAFSYSGILSFIPIYAKELGLADIASYFFIVYALVVVISRPFTGKIFDRYGENVLVYPAIIIFTIGMFALSQAQTPFWFLSAGVLIGLGYGTLIPSFQTIAISAAPNHRRGSATATYFSFFDSGIGFGSFILGIVAAKSSYHNMYFIAAIIVAFTLLLYYGLHGRKQKFKKQRTDGQISA; encoded by the coding sequence ATGCAAAGTGAAAAACTTTGGACGAAGGATTTCCTCGGAACTTGTTTTAGTAGTCTATTTCTCTTTTTAACATTTTACATGCTTATGACTACTTTGCCTGTCTATGTAATAGACGGCCTAAAAGGAAAACCTGAGGAAATTGGTTTAGTTGCAACTGTTTTTCTTATTTCATCTGTTTTATGTAGACCATTCACAGGAAAATGGCTCGATGATTTAGGAAGAAAGAAAATATTATTTATTTCACTTTCACTATTTTTAGCCGCTACTGTTATGTATTTCGGTGCGCAAAGTTTATTTTTATTACTAGCCCTTCGCTTCTTACATGGTATTGGGTTTGGGATGGCGACGACAGCAACTGGTACGATTGTAACTGATGTTGCGCCAGCTCATAGACGGGGCGAAGCACTTGCCTATTTCGGCGTATTCATGAGTCTGCCGATGGTAATTGGTCCTTTTTTAGGTTTAACAATTATTTCTCATTTTTCGTTTACTGTATTATTTATCGTTTGTTCCGTATTTTCATTGCTTGCATTTTTATTAGGACTACTTGTAAATATTCCGCATGAAGCACCAGTAAGCAAACAAAAACGAGAAAAAATGAAATGGAAAGACTTAATTGAACCATCCTCTATTCCGATTGCTCTTACAGGATTTGTTTTAGCCTTTTCTTATAGTGGTATTTTATCCTTTATTCCTATCTATGCGAAAGAGCTCGGTTTAGCTGATATTGCAAGTTATTTCTTTATTGTATATGCACTTGTTGTTGTAATTTCTCGTCCATTTACAGGAAAGATTTTTGACCGCTACGGTGAAAACGTACTTGTTTATCCAGCTATTATTATTTTCACAATTGGGATGTTCGCATTAAGTCAAGCGCAAACTCCGTTTTGGTTCCTAAGCGCAGGTGTATTAATCGGTTTAGGTTATGGAACATTAATTCCAAGCTTCCAAACAATTGCAATTTCTGCCGCTCCAAACCACCGACGTGGTTCTGCAACAGCTACGTACTTCTCATTCTTTGATAGTGGTATTGGATTTGGTTCTTTCATTTTAGGTATCGTCGCAGCGAAATCAAGTTACCATAATATGTATTTTATCGCAGCTATTATCGTTGCGTTCACTTTACTTCTCTATTATGGATTACACGGACGAAAACAAAAATTCAAGAAACAACGTACAGACGGACAAATTTCCGCTTAA